One genomic region from Nitrospira sp. encodes:
- a CDS encoding carbonic anhydrase, whose translation MMKKLVKGFLKFRNEVFGNKKALFTRLSQNQAPRALFITCSDSRVDPTLLTQVEPGELFILRNAGNIVPPYGSMQGGTTATIEYAMAVLKVPHIIVCGHTDCGVMKALLHPEQVQNLPAVKEWVGQVETTRRLMRELYPDIKGKDRLIKTIQENVRVQLEHLRTHPSVALQLRKGKVGLHGWVYSISTGDVWVYDFNSQEFVSLYETAART comes from the coding sequence ATGATGAAAAAACTCGTGAAAGGTTTCTTAAAGTTTCGCAATGAAGTATTCGGAAACAAGAAGGCGCTTTTCACACGATTATCACAAAATCAGGCTCCACGCGCTCTATTCATTACCTGTTCCGACTCGCGAGTCGACCCCACGCTCCTGACACAAGTGGAGCCAGGTGAGTTGTTCATCCTGCGAAATGCCGGGAATATTGTGCCGCCCTACGGTTCCATGCAGGGAGGTACTACCGCAACGATAGAGTATGCGATGGCGGTCTTGAAGGTGCCTCATATCATTGTTTGCGGCCATACCGATTGCGGTGTTATGAAGGCTCTCCTGCATCCCGAGCAAGTGCAAAACCTGCCGGCAGTCAAAGAATGGGTGGGGCAGGTTGAAACCACACGGAGGTTGATGCGCGAGCTCTATCCCGATATCAAAGGTAAAGACCGTCTCATCAAGACGATCCAGGAGAATGTCCGCGTCCAACTTGAGCATCTGCGCACACATCCGTCGGTAGCCCTTCAACTGCGCAAGGGCAAAGTCGGTCTCCATGGATGGGTCTATTCCATCTCAACCGGGGATGTATGGGTCTATGACTTCAACTCGCAGGAGTTTGTCTCGCTCTATGAAACAGCTGCTCGCACGTAA
- a CDS encoding 2-dehydropantoate 2-reductase has product MKQILMVGAGSVGGFFGARLAKKNPGVSFLLRPNTLAAVKQNGLTIRSADGTFTVTPQAASDARQLPRPDLIVLGVKAYDLDEVLNQIEPVLTEKTVILTLQNGIDTEDRLLARIQRNCVVGGVAYIYSKIVEPGVIDHYKKGALSIGELMGHESERLLAIRDLFTSAGVPCHLSKDIRRSKWEKMCWNCVFNPITVLIDDHVAKALDHPEMAGVIRQIVGEVAAIAATLKVPLPPDMAERVVKASQEIRDIHTSMYDDWKAGRRTEIDYLNGFIVRKGRDLGIPTPVNEALTAMIKTITEKEQIGQGRVRIEGAVVQPLSFDRAAIASLPAEHHVDVSTVMPGTRGRGIRLKGLLDVPALTIGADHVAFHASDGNYSACLTLDQAREHGVLVYELDGAPLPDTKGGPFRLITPGLGDLCANVKGVARIEITKGPGLDTRQTNCPPRP; this is encoded by the coding sequence ATGAAACAGATCTTGATGGTCGGAGCCGGGTCTGTCGGCGGGTTTTTCGGAGCGCGATTGGCCAAGAAGAATCCCGGCGTGTCGTTCTTACTGCGGCCAAACACGCTGGCGGCGGTGAAACAAAACGGATTGACGATCCGCAGCGCGGATGGAACATTTACGGTCACACCTCAAGCAGCCTCGGATGCACGCCAGCTCCCTCGACCGGATCTCATCGTGCTCGGCGTGAAAGCCTATGATCTCGACGAGGTTCTGAACCAGATCGAGCCGGTGCTTACTGAAAAAACCGTGATTCTTACCCTACAGAACGGGATCGATACAGAAGACCGGCTTCTTGCGCGAATCCAACGGAATTGTGTGGTCGGCGGCGTCGCCTATATCTACTCCAAAATCGTCGAGCCTGGCGTGATCGACCATTATAAAAAAGGAGCCTTGTCGATCGGCGAACTGATGGGGCATGAGAGCGAGCGCCTTCTCGCTATCCGTGATCTATTCACATCAGCGGGCGTTCCTTGCCATCTATCCAAAGATATTCGTCGTAGCAAATGGGAGAAAATGTGTTGGAACTGTGTCTTCAATCCGATTACGGTGCTGATTGATGACCATGTGGCCAAGGCGCTTGACCATCCGGAGATGGCGGGCGTGATCCGGCAGATCGTCGGAGAAGTCGCGGCCATTGCGGCGACCCTCAAGGTACCTTTACCTCCGGACATGGCCGAACGGGTTGTGAAAGCATCCCAGGAGATTCGTGACATCCATACCTCTATGTACGACGATTGGAAAGCGGGGCGTCGGACGGAGATCGACTACCTCAATGGCTTCATCGTCAGGAAAGGGCGGGATCTCGGCATTCCGACTCCGGTGAACGAAGCCCTGACGGCAATGATCAAGACGATCACGGAGAAGGAGCAGATCGGTCAGGGGCGCGTACGAATAGAGGGCGCTGTGGTTCAGCCCCTGTCCTTCGATCGTGCAGCGATCGCATCATTGCCGGCCGAGCATCATGTGGATGTTTCGACCGTCATGCCTGGTACGAGGGGCCGAGGGATTCGGTTGAAGGGGCTACTCGATGTTCCAGCTTTGACCATCGGTGCGGATCATGTTGCCTTTCACGCTTCGGACGGGAACTATTCCGCCTGCCTCACACTTGATCAGGCCAGAGAACATGGGGTTCTCGTTTACGAACTTGATGGAGCCCCGTTGCCTGACACGAAAGGCGGCCCGTTTCGTCTGATCACGCCGGGACTTGGCGATCTCTGTGCGAATGTGAAAGGTGTCGCGAGGATTGAAATCACCAAGGGACCGGGACTGGATACAAGGCAAACAAACTGTCCTCCTAGGCCGTAA
- a CDS encoding MATE family efflux transporter codes for MGNGVTQIRRSVMILALPVTLTTLLQRAEGIVAIFLVGGLGATSIAAVGLGQLLAFVATTLVSGVSVGTNVIVAQLWGARRRQDAGEAARHFLWLSIGISLLLASLGIVGNQFVMQQLGAESAVIELALPYSTVIFFVIPCTVLIQVLSSILQGTGDTKTPMYGLIGVNLLHVFLAYPLIYGQWGAPNLGLKGAAIAVGLAEATGMLYLLLRCRPILKESSTLRMDLIRSIWDVGASVSGERIVQQAGIFIYTKLVLLYGTVAYAAHQVGLSIESFSFLPGYGLAIAAATMVGQSIGAGKYARAKLENWEANRIAIVLMACMGIIFFFFPYALLRAFTIDEAVIELGTIFLKIVALLQVPLALTMVLAGSLRGAGDTRFIMGATMIGMWGVRVPLALIASLWMRHSVFYIWAAMIADWTVRMGLLLWRYQSERWRQIQVIR; via the coding sequence ATGGGCAACGGTGTCACTCAGATCAGGCGGTCCGTGATGATTTTGGCGCTCCCCGTCACACTCACCACGCTTCTCCAACGGGCGGAAGGCATTGTCGCCATTTTCTTGGTCGGTGGGCTGGGTGCCACTTCCATCGCAGCGGTCGGCCTGGGACAACTTCTGGCTTTCGTGGCAACGACCTTGGTCTCAGGAGTTTCGGTTGGGACGAATGTGATCGTCGCCCAGTTATGGGGAGCGCGGCGCCGACAAGACGCGGGAGAAGCGGCCCGTCACTTCTTGTGGCTTTCGATCGGCATTTCGCTCCTGTTGGCTAGTCTTGGAATAGTCGGCAATCAGTTCGTCATGCAGCAACTCGGCGCAGAATCCGCCGTCATTGAGCTCGCTCTCCCCTATTCGACCGTCATCTTCTTCGTGATTCCCTGTACCGTACTCATCCAAGTTCTGTCGTCCATCCTCCAAGGCACAGGTGATACGAAGACCCCCATGTACGGTCTGATCGGCGTCAACCTCCTCCATGTATTCCTTGCCTACCCTCTCATCTATGGACAATGGGGAGCTCCCAACTTGGGTCTGAAAGGAGCGGCCATCGCTGTTGGACTCGCCGAAGCGACGGGGATGCTGTATCTCCTGCTGCGTTGTCGCCCCATTTTGAAAGAGTCGTCCACGTTGCGCATGGACTTGATTCGATCGATCTGGGACGTGGGAGCTTCGGTATCCGGTGAACGCATCGTTCAACAGGCCGGCATCTTTATCTACACGAAACTCGTCCTCCTCTATGGCACCGTGGCTTATGCCGCTCACCAAGTCGGGTTATCGATTGAATCATTCTCATTTTTGCCTGGGTATGGGCTCGCCATCGCCGCCGCGACCATGGTGGGGCAAAGCATCGGGGCAGGGAAGTACGCCAGAGCCAAGCTGGAGAACTGGGAGGCCAATCGGATCGCCATCGTTCTGATGGCCTGCATGGGGATCATTTTTTTCTTTTTCCCCTATGCGCTGCTTCGCGCGTTCACCATCGATGAAGCCGTGATCGAACTCGGAACGATATTTTTAAAAATTGTCGCCTTATTGCAAGTGCCGCTGGCTCTCACCATGGTTCTGGCCGGATCGCTCCGAGGCGCCGGCGACACACGCTTCATTATGGGCGCCACAATGATCGGCATGTGGGGCGTCCGCGTCCCGTTGGCGCTAATCGCCTCCCTCTGGATGCGTCATTCCGTCTTTTATATCTGGGCGGCGATGATCGCTGACTGGACCGTGCGGATGGGGTTATTACTCTGGCGATATCAATCGGAACGGTGGCGGCAGATTCAGGTCATTCGGTAA
- a CDS encoding SulP family inorganic anion transporter produces the protein MSSTNGVSSATVLADIKAGLVVFFVALPLCLGIALASGAPLVSGLLAGIVGGIVVGIFSGSHTSVSGPAAGLTAVVASLILSLGSFSVFLTAVILAGLIQIIVGIAKGGFIAAFVPSSVIKGLLAAIGVIIILKQIPHLVGHDPDPEGEMAFFQPDLETTFTELIRMFGDFQLGSAVIGLVSIALLVLWDKWQPLKKSLFPAPVAVVLFGIGAGVWFEQLGDPWLIKPSHFVQVPIAGGLGELFGLLPRPDFLQWTNPAIYTAGFTIAIVASLETLLNLQAVDRLDLQQRTSPPSQELLAQGIGNVVCGLVGGLPVTSVVIRGSVNVNTGGRTKLATIIHGTLLLVSIPLIPTWLNAIPLSCLAAILLMTGIKLVSPTLVRQMWNEGRYQFIPFAATVAAIVVTDLLIGIAIGMVVAIAFILNSNMRRPVHRFVEKHLGGEVVHIELANQVSFLNRAALSKVLNEVPRHGHVLLDARNTDYIDPDVLGLIRDFKEQTGPAHGVEVSLVGFRGEYNFEDEIQYVDYSTRELQDTITPQQVLQILKDGNERVRTGRRLTRDFNRQVRVTAEGQHPLAVVLSCIDSPTPAERVFDLGMGDIFSVRIAGNISSRKVLASAEYGCAVAGAKLILVMGHTRCGAVSAAVKLLCLTQMSAEASEFEHFHYIVNELQQSADQEICRDLSERSAEEAGTVVDVVARRNVVRVVEQLHKQSRTIDGLIRKGKIAIVGAMYDVVTGDIEFLLDDVRSNKQIGQTL, from the coding sequence ATGTCTTCAACGAATGGCGTCTCCTCAGCCACGGTCCTGGCAGATATCAAAGCAGGCCTCGTCGTATTTTTCGTGGCTCTGCCTCTATGCCTCGGGATTGCGCTGGCTTCCGGTGCACCGTTAGTGTCCGGATTGTTGGCCGGAATTGTCGGCGGCATCGTGGTAGGAATTTTCAGTGGATCGCACACCAGCGTCAGCGGCCCGGCGGCCGGTTTAACGGCGGTCGTCGCCTCACTCATTCTCTCACTCGGGTCATTTTCTGTCTTTCTGACGGCCGTGATTCTTGCCGGATTGATTCAAATCATCGTGGGCATTGCCAAGGGAGGGTTCATCGCCGCGTTCGTTCCGTCCAGCGTGATCAAAGGGTTGTTGGCCGCGATCGGTGTGATCATCATCTTGAAGCAAATTCCGCATCTCGTCGGACATGACCCAGACCCTGAAGGAGAAATGGCCTTCTTTCAACCGGATCTCGAAACGACGTTTACTGAGCTCATCCGTATGTTCGGGGATTTCCAGCTGGGCTCCGCTGTTATCGGTCTGGTATCCATTGCGCTGCTCGTGCTCTGGGACAAGTGGCAACCGCTGAAGAAGTCACTCTTCCCCGCTCCTGTGGCAGTGGTGCTGTTCGGTATCGGGGCGGGCGTGTGGTTCGAGCAACTCGGTGATCCCTGGCTCATCAAACCGAGCCATTTTGTTCAAGTGCCGATCGCGGGAGGCTTAGGTGAGCTCTTCGGCCTCCTTCCGCGGCCCGATTTTTTACAGTGGACAAATCCGGCCATCTACACTGCGGGTTTTACGATTGCCATCGTCGCTTCTCTTGAAACCTTGCTGAATCTCCAGGCGGTCGATCGGCTTGATTTGCAGCAACGAACCTCGCCGCCAAGCCAGGAATTATTGGCTCAAGGCATCGGAAACGTGGTTTGTGGATTGGTCGGCGGACTTCCAGTCACTTCCGTGGTCATCCGGGGGTCGGTAAACGTCAACACCGGTGGAAGAACAAAACTGGCTACGATTATTCACGGCACGTTGCTGTTGGTCAGTATTCCGCTGATACCCACATGGTTGAATGCCATCCCGTTATCTTGCCTGGCGGCCATCTTGCTGATGACCGGCATCAAACTGGTGAGTCCGACGCTCGTGAGGCAAATGTGGAACGAGGGCCGTTACCAATTCATTCCGTTTGCGGCAACCGTCGCGGCCATAGTTGTTACGGATCTCTTGATCGGGATTGCCATCGGCATGGTTGTGGCCATCGCCTTCATTCTCAACAGCAATATGCGCCGCCCGGTGCATCGCTTCGTGGAAAAGCACCTCGGCGGAGAGGTGGTCCATATCGAACTGGCCAATCAAGTGAGTTTCTTGAATCGTGCTGCTCTTTCTAAGGTGCTGAATGAAGTGCCTCGCCACGGCCATGTCTTGCTTGACGCACGGAACACGGATTACATCGATCCGGACGTGTTGGGTTTGATTCGAGACTTCAAGGAACAAACCGGGCCGGCCCATGGCGTTGAGGTCAGTCTGGTGGGATTCCGAGGCGAGTATAACTTTGAAGATGAGATCCAGTATGTCGATTATTCGACCCGCGAACTGCAGGATACCATCACTCCGCAGCAGGTCCTGCAAATCCTCAAAGACGGCAACGAACGAGTACGCACCGGGCGGCGTCTCACCCGAGACTTCAATCGCCAAGTCCGTGTCACGGCGGAAGGGCAACATCCGTTAGCCGTCGTCCTCAGTTGTATCGATTCCCCAACTCCCGCAGAGCGAGTGTTTGACTTGGGCATGGGCGACATCTTCAGTGTTCGTATCGCCGGCAACATCTCAAGTCGGAAGGTTCTCGCCAGCGCGGAATACGGATGTGCTGTGGCCGGAGCGAAACTCATTCTTGTCATGGGGCACACGCGATGCGGTGCCGTCAGTGCAGCTGTCAAGCTCCTTTGCTTGACCCAGATGAGCGCTGAAGCATCAGAGTTCGAACACTTCCATTACATCGTCAACGAACTTCAACAATCGGCTGACCAAGAGATCTGTCGAGATTTGAGTGAACGATCGGCCGAGGAGGCAGGGACGGTAGTCGATGTCGTGGCCCGTCGGAATGTTGTGCGAGTTGTTGAACAACTGCACAAGCAGAGTAGGACAATCGATGGGCTCATCAGGAAGGGGAAGATTGCGATTGTGGGCGCAATGTACGATGTCGTTACGGGAGACATCGAGTTTTTACTAGACGACGTGCGCTCCAATAAGCAAATTGGACAGACGCTATAG
- a CDS encoding DUF2779 domain-containing protein, giving the protein MMMADLHNGSPTTFALPRLSKSKFLSGLQCHKRLYLEIYQPTLATPPDASTRAILDMGTEIGILAQQRFRGGVLVKSGFRQREAAIVETAALLQDSGIPAIFEGAFEHDGVLVRVDILERVQNAQGGSSSWRLIEVKSSTRVKDIHLDDLSIQSYVVQGAGVRLDGTCLMHIDRGYLYQGGEVDLKALFSIEDVSEAVTDRGGQVPERLAAMKATVLNSEPPMIEPDQHCHAPYECPFWAHCTKEKPQRWIYHLPGKKEIVSQLVRQGIRTIDEIPGETRLSDVQRKVKDNVEWISSDLGHILRSVCYPIHHLDCETVMLALPRFPSTRPYQSLPVQWSNHIELESGEIIHREFLHNEASEPRRRWTEALIESLGEKGSIVVYSAYEEAILRQLAETFPEFKSAFKAIVKRLWDLLPVIKGHYYHPAFNGSYSIKSVLPAVVPSLGYGDLTIQEGGQAAAEYYRMVFLESDWVERDSIREALLRYCERDTLAMVELRRALQKKTKKVT; this is encoded by the coding sequence ATGATGATGGCCGACCTTCACAACGGATCTCCCACGACGTTCGCACTACCCCGCTTGTCGAAATCAAAATTTCTCTCGGGATTGCAATGCCACAAGCGGCTCTATCTGGAAATTTATCAGCCTACGTTGGCGACCCCGCCGGATGCGTCGACTCGGGCGATTCTGGACATGGGAACCGAGATCGGGATTTTGGCGCAGCAGCGCTTTCGGGGTGGTGTGCTGGTCAAATCAGGATTCCGTCAGCGGGAGGCGGCGATCGTGGAGACCGCCGCCTTGCTTCAAGATTCGGGCATTCCCGCCATCTTCGAAGGCGCATTCGAACATGACGGAGTCCTTGTGCGCGTCGATATTTTGGAGCGCGTGCAGAATGCTCAGGGGGGATCGTCATCCTGGCGTTTGATCGAAGTGAAGTCATCAACCAGGGTGAAAGATATCCATCTTGATGATCTATCCATACAAAGCTACGTCGTCCAAGGCGCCGGGGTGAGGCTTGATGGGACCTGTCTGATGCATATCGACAGGGGATATCTCTACCAAGGTGGGGAGGTTGATCTGAAGGCGCTTTTCTCGATTGAAGATGTGTCGGAAGCTGTGACAGATCGAGGAGGGCAGGTGCCTGAACGATTAGCTGCTATGAAGGCGACGGTGCTGAATTCTGAACCACCGATGATCGAGCCCGATCAACATTGTCACGCCCCCTACGAATGTCCCTTCTGGGCCCATTGCACGAAGGAAAAACCACAGCGCTGGATCTATCATCTGCCGGGCAAGAAAGAGATTGTCAGTCAACTTGTCCGGCAGGGTATCAGGACGATCGACGAAATTCCAGGTGAAACAAGACTGTCGGATGTACAAAGAAAGGTCAAAGACAACGTCGAGTGGATTTCGTCGGATTTGGGTCACATTCTTCGTTCGGTCTGCTATCCCATACACCATCTCGATTGCGAAACCGTCATGTTGGCACTGCCACGGTTTCCCTCAACGAGGCCCTATCAGTCTCTTCCGGTTCAGTGGTCCAATCACATTGAACTCGAATCCGGTGAGATCATCCACCGGGAGTTTCTTCACAACGAGGCATCGGAACCCCGCAGGCGTTGGACGGAGGCCTTGATTGAGTCCCTCGGCGAGAAAGGTAGTATCGTTGTGTATTCAGCCTATGAGGAGGCCATCTTACGCCAACTTGCGGAGACTTTTCCTGAGTTCAAATCGGCGTTCAAAGCGATTGTGAAGCGGCTATGGGACCTGCTTCCTGTCATCAAGGGCCATTATTATCATCCCGCCTTCAATGGATCATATTCGATCAAGTCGGTGTTGCCTGCGGTTGTGCCGTCGCTTGGGTATGGCGATCTCACGATTCAAGAGGGAGGGCAGGCGGCGGCTGAATACTACCGAATGGTCTTTCTCGAAAGTGATTGGGTGGAACGGGATTCCATACGGGAGGCGCTGTTGCGCTATTGTGAGAGAGATACGCTGGCGATGGTGGAACTGCGGAGGGCCTTACAGAAGAAGACAAAAAAGGTGACTTGA
- a CDS encoding NAD-dependent deacylase, whose amino-acid sequence MTSGSDLGIVKQQLATARSIAVLTGAGISADSGVPTFRGTDGLWKNFRAEDLATPEAFEQDPRLVWEWYNWRRELIATKQPNAAHKAIVELEHRCPDFWLITQNVDGLHRDAGSQKLSEIHGNIWKVRCTGCGVVENNRDVPIAILPSCTHCGSLLRPHIVWFGESLFAEDLNCCSSALKHCDVLLVVGTSGVVYPAAGFASIAKQAGAFVAEVNLDPTPQSALVDISLQGRAKDLVPLLLEPI is encoded by the coding sequence ATGACCTCCGGTTCCGATCTCGGGATCGTGAAACAACAACTCGCCACTGCCCGGAGCATTGCCGTGCTCACCGGCGCCGGGATCTCGGCCGACAGCGGTGTGCCGACGTTTCGCGGAACGGACGGCTTGTGGAAGAACTTTCGCGCGGAGGACCTGGCGACACCCGAAGCCTTCGAGCAGGATCCTCGCCTCGTGTGGGAGTGGTACAACTGGCGGCGCGAGCTGATTGCCACAAAGCAGCCGAATGCTGCTCACAAAGCCATCGTCGAACTGGAGCACCGCTGTCCCGACTTCTGGCTGATCACTCAAAATGTGGACGGATTGCATCGAGACGCAGGCTCACAAAAACTCTCTGAGATTCATGGCAACATTTGGAAAGTTCGCTGCACCGGCTGTGGCGTGGTAGAAAACAACCGTGATGTGCCCATTGCCATTCTCCCGTCCTGTACCCATTGCGGGTCGCTGCTCAGGCCTCATATTGTTTGGTTCGGAGAATCTTTGTTCGCCGAGGATCTCAACTGCTGCTCCAGTGCACTCAAACACTGCGACGTCTTGCTCGTCGTTGGGACGTCGGGAGTTGTATACCCTGCAGCCGGATTCGCGTCGATCGCAAAACAGGCCGGTGCGTTCGTCGCCGAGGTCAACCTCGATCCCACTCCACAGTCGGCGCTGGTCGACATCTCACTGCAGGGCCGTGCGAAAGATCTCGTGCCGTTACTCCTCGAACCGATCTAG